In Candidatus Methylomirabilis sp., one genomic interval encodes:
- a CDS encoding TRAP transporter substrate-binding protein, with amino-acid sequence MRRIGVILAVVAALVAAFLRPGETWAQQPIEIRFGHVGFPNSLFDIVVNEYAKRVNAALKGRVEMKVFHSSQLGTDEAMVKGIKVGALEMFLPSTIMSTVEPKYGVFEMPYIIVNRTHMKRVAGDARVKAALFEPVPAKGMRLLAYWENGFRHVTNNLRPVMQPEDLKGIKLRIPGGVWRGKMFRAYGANPSPMPFAEVYSALQAGVMDGQENPFPQIASAKFHEVQKYLSLTGHVYTPAYPVISEAFWEKLPRDVQQTLERIAVEVGDFARSEGERLDKELAAKLTTGQMKMNEVDKDAFIKASGAIYDEFAKDVAGGGDLIKLIQSLR; translated from the coding sequence ATGAGACGGATCGGCGTCATCCTGGCAGTGGTGGCGGCGCTTGTTGCGGCGTTCCTCAGGCCGGGGGAGACCTGGGCGCAGCAGCCGATCGAGATCCGGTTCGGGCACGTCGGCTTCCCCAACTCCCTGTTCGACATCGTGGTCAACGAGTACGCGAAGCGGGTCAACGCGGCCCTGAAGGGGCGGGTGGAGATGAAGGTCTTCCACTCCAGCCAGCTCGGGACCGACGAGGCCATGGTGAAGGGGATCAAGGTCGGGGCGCTGGAGATGTTCCTCCCCTCCACGATCATGAGCACCGTCGAGCCGAAGTACGGCGTCTTCGAGATGCCGTACATCATCGTGAACCGGACCCACATGAAGCGGGTCGCCGGGGATGCGCGGGTCAAGGCGGCGCTCTTCGAGCCGGTGCCGGCCAAGGGGATGCGCCTCCTCGCCTATTGGGAGAACGGGTTCCGGCACGTGACCAACAATCTCCGGCCCGTCATGCAGCCCGAGGACCTCAAGGGGATCAAGCTCCGGATCCCGGGCGGAGTCTGGCGGGGGAAGATGTTCCGCGCCTACGGGGCCAACCCGTCCCCCATGCCCTTCGCCGAGGTCTATTCGGCCCTCCAGGCCGGCGTGATGGACGGGCAGGAGAACCCCTTCCCGCAGATCGCCTCGGCCAAGTTCCATGAGGTGCAGAAGTACCTCTCGCTCACCGGTCACGTCTACACGCCGGCCTACCCGGTCATCAGCGAGGCCTTCTGGGAGAAGCTCCCGCGGGACGTCCAGCAGACCCTCGAGCGGATTGCCGTCGAGGTCGGGGACTTCGCCCGGAGCGAGGGGGAGCGGTTGGATAAGGAGCTGGCAGCCAAGCTGACGACCGGCCAGATGAAGATGAACGAGGTGGACAAGGACGCTTTCATCAAGGCCTCCGGGGCTATCTATGACGAGTTCGCGAAGGACGTAGCGGGCGGCGGCGATCTTATCAAGCTGATTCAGTCTCTCCGGTAG
- a CDS encoding 2-oxoacid:acceptor oxidoreductase family protein gives MKELRFHGRREPRYDRVAPFVAAPRLLAEAALREGHHVQFRPPWLFLRGFTPEAALLRVDREPIETYQQEAFLDAVVVTDPTLLRQVGVVTGLKPGGFVLVNSVGPVTLPDKARVITRDLSRIATAHKTELTAALVGAVIGLTSLVRLETAEQLLKGAEGTDRAVRAALAALHAAFEAAREA, from the coding sequence ATGAAGGAGCTCAGGTTCCACGGCCGGCGCGAACCCCGATACGACCGCGTCGCCCCGTTCGTCGCGGCTCCCCGGCTCCTCGCCGAAGCGGCCCTGCGGGAAGGCCACCACGTCCAGTTCCGTCCCCCCTGGCTCTTCCTGCGCGGCTTCACCCCGGAGGCGGCGCTCCTCCGGGTGGACCGGGAGCCGATCGAGACCTACCAGCAGGAGGCCTTCCTCGACGCGGTCGTGGTGACCGACCCGACCCTCCTCAGGCAGGTGGGCGTGGTGACGGGCCTGAAGCCGGGGGGCTTCGTCCTCGTCAACTCCGTGGGCCCGGTCACCCTGCCGGACAAGGCAAGGGTGATCACGCGGGACCTGAGCCGGATTGCGACGGCGCACAAGACCGAGCTGACGGCAGCCCTCGTCGGGGCCGTCATCGGCCTGACCTCCCTGGTCCGGCTGGAGACGGCCGAGCAACTCCTGAAGGGGGCGGAGGGAACGGACCGTGCGGTCCGCGCGGCCCTCGCCGCCCTGCACGCGGCCTTCGAGGCGGCGCGCGAGGCGTAG
- a CDS encoding thiamine pyrophosphate-dependent enzyme, which produces MPAPPPIATVPKSGRFTLPPVMVGTACEGCGALPAADILAETLGSRMAVLCPASCAATFSLSYTSMAWQVPFVHWIFESAPAAATGLRRAYDARGLKDVHVVCFAGDSGTADIGFQALSGAASRNENILYICYDNEVAMNTQGQATSTSTALARTPTTPGGVSTLRKDVPRIMAAHGVPYVATAAVSHPDDYRRKLRRAARIRGFRYLQVLTPCPIAWGYPHPDTIDVTRLAVETGLWMLTEVDGGKRRVTYRPKRRRPIRAYLALQRRFAGLRPREVQGLQRQVDAAWREAR; this is translated from the coding sequence ATGCCGGCCCCTCCCCCGATTGCCACCGTCCCGAAGTCGGGCCGCTTCACCCTGCCGCCCGTCATGGTGGGGACCGCCTGCGAGGGATGCGGCGCGCTGCCGGCCGCGGACATCCTGGCCGAGACCCTCGGGTCGCGAATGGCCGTCCTCTGCCCGGCGAGCTGTGCCGCGACCTTCAGCCTCTCGTACACCAGCATGGCGTGGCAGGTTCCCTTCGTCCACTGGATCTTCGAGAGCGCCCCGGCCGCCGCGACCGGGCTCCGGCGCGCCTACGACGCGCGGGGGCTCAAGGACGTCCACGTGGTCTGCTTCGCCGGGGACTCGGGGACCGCGGACATCGGTTTCCAGGCCCTTTCGGGGGCCGCGAGCCGGAACGAGAACATCCTCTACATCTGCTACGACAACGAAGTCGCGATGAACACGCAGGGCCAGGCCACCTCGACCTCGACGGCCCTGGCCCGCACGCCGACGACCCCGGGCGGCGTCTCGACCCTCCGAAAGGACGTCCCGCGGATCATGGCAGCCCACGGGGTGCCCTACGTCGCGACCGCCGCCGTCTCCCACCCCGACGATTATCGGCGGAAGCTCCGCAGGGCCGCCCGGATCAGGGGGTTCCGGTACCTCCAGGTGCTGACCCCCTGCCCGATCGCCTGGGGCTACCCCCATCCCGACACCATCGACGTCACCAGGCTCGCGGTCGAGACCGGGCTCTGGATGCTCACCGAGGTGGACGGGGGGAAGCGGCGGGTGACCTACCGGCCGAAGCGCCGCCGCCCCATCCGGGCGTACCTCGCGCTGCAACGGCGGTTCGCGGGCCTGCGCCCCCGGGAGGTCCAGGGACTCCAGCGGCAGGTGGATGCCGCCTGGAGAGAGGCGCGATGA
- a CDS encoding TRAP transporter small permease: protein MGTARRPSLLGRFLRGMMTLVETWVMGLLVAMVLVVTLGVFYRYVLNASLIWYDEFASYLLVWLTFYGGVVAAYRRRHIAFETLVERLGPAGRRSMAIAAEGCILGFQGILLYYGWVLARAIGAETAVSLEWVRMGWIYSVLPISGGLMLLISLVDLATLLTGGTLTREAAGLDATE from the coding sequence ATGGGCACGGCGAGGAGACCGTCTCTCCTGGGGCGCTTCCTCCGGGGAATGATGACCCTGGTGGAGACCTGGGTGATGGGGCTCCTCGTTGCGATGGTGCTCGTGGTGACGCTCGGGGTCTTCTACCGGTATGTCCTGAACGCCTCGCTCATCTGGTACGACGAGTTCGCCTCCTACCTGCTGGTCTGGCTCACTTTCTATGGTGGGGTGGTGGCGGCCTACCGCCGGCGGCACATCGCCTTCGAGACCCTCGTGGAGCGCTTGGGTCCGGCGGGCCGCCGGAGCATGGCCATCGCGGCCGAGGGGTGCATCCTCGGCTTCCAGGGCATTCTCCTCTACTACGGGTGGGTGCTGGCCCGGGCGATTGGGGCGGAGACGGCGGTCTCCCTCGAGTGGGTGCGGATGGGCTGGATCTACAGCGTCCTGCCGATCAGCGGCGGCCTGATGCTCCTGATCAGCCTCGTGGATCTTGCCACGCTCCTGACGGGTGGGACACTCACACGGGAAGCAGCAGGCCTTGACGCGACGGAGTAG